One region of Sulfuriroseicoccus oceanibius genomic DNA includes:
- a CDS encoding ubiquinone/menaquinone biosynthesis methyltransferase — protein MQDPKYVRSAFARIADRYVVTNHVLSLGIDVLWRKKVGRIVAAEQPKDVLDLATGSGDLAAEIQGRVPEATVVGADFCVPMLDEARKRGLKHLVAADGMALPFADNSFDVATVAFGLRNMASWDQGLKEMGRVLRPGGLLLVLDFSLPTGILRAPYRFYLHKVLPNVAGTLTGQRDAYAYLGGTIEKFPSGGDMVAMIERNGLRDAKADPLSFGVASIYTARKG, from the coding sequence ATGCAAGATCCCAAATACGTCCGCAGTGCCTTTGCCCGAATCGCCGATCGTTACGTGGTGACCAACCATGTGTTGAGTTTGGGGATTGATGTGTTGTGGCGCAAAAAGGTCGGACGGATTGTCGCGGCCGAGCAGCCGAAAGATGTGCTCGACCTGGCGACGGGCTCGGGGGATCTGGCGGCGGAGATCCAGGGGCGCGTGCCCGAGGCGACTGTGGTGGGTGCGGACTTCTGCGTGCCGATGCTCGACGAAGCGCGCAAGCGCGGGCTCAAGCATCTGGTGGCGGCCGACGGGATGGCCTTGCCATTTGCCGACAACTCATTCGACGTGGCGACGGTGGCGTTTGGTTTGCGCAATATGGCCTCGTGGGACCAGGGGTTGAAGGAGATGGGGCGCGTGTTGCGTCCGGGGGGCTTGTTGCTGGTGCTCGACTTTTCGTTGCCGACCGGGATCCTGCGTGCGCCGTATCGGTTCTATTTGCACAAGGTGCTGCCGAACGTGGCGGGCACGTTGACCGGCCAGCGCGATGCGTATGCGTACCTTGGGGGGACGATTGAGAAGTTCCCTTCGGGCGGAGACATGGTGGCGATGATTGAGCGCAATGGCTTGCGCGATGCGAAAGCGGATCCGTTGTCGTTTGGTGTGGCGTCGATCTACACCGCGCGCAAAGGCTAG
- the mqo gene encoding malate dehydrogenase (quinone): MTKSDSTPRRETMPEADVVLIGGGVMSATLGVLLKQLDPSLKIQIVEALAEVAKESSNPWNNAGTGHAALCELNYTKQAADGSVDISKAIQINEMFEASKQFWAYLTEKGILGDPQSYINAVPHMSFVRGEKNKEFLRNRFEKMSAHHFFADMEYTEEADEVSKWAPLLGAGRDGEEVVAATRAEGGTDINFGALTEGLVNFLAAQDGVKIATHHLVKDLNRTKDGKWKLSVLNKDLGVVREVVTPFVFVGAGGASLPLLQKSGIPEGKGFGGFPVSGQFLVCDRPEVVERHEAKVYGKAAVGAPPMSVPHLDTRVIDGKKTLLFGPFAGFSPKFLKEGSLLDLPGSVKMTNLVPMLAVGIDNMDLTKYLIDQCMQTSDDRMAELREFFPEAKAEDWRLEIAGQRVQVIKKHPRKGGVLQFGTELVAAGDGSLAALLGASPGASTAVSVMLDVLEKCFAGRLDEWRDKLGEIVPGYVADTVNDAEAYRSIRERVDKVLKLAAE; the protein is encoded by the coding sequence ATGACCAAGTCTGATTCGACTCCTCGCCGTGAGACCATGCCGGAAGCCGACGTTGTATTGATCGGTGGAGGTGTGATGAGTGCCACCCTTGGGGTGTTGCTCAAGCAACTCGACCCATCGCTGAAGATCCAGATTGTGGAGGCGTTGGCGGAAGTGGCCAAAGAGAGCTCCAATCCGTGGAACAATGCGGGCACCGGACACGCAGCTTTGTGTGAGTTGAACTACACCAAGCAGGCGGCTGATGGATCGGTGGATATTTCCAAGGCGATTCAGATCAACGAAATGTTTGAGGCCTCGAAGCAGTTCTGGGCATATCTGACGGAGAAGGGGATTCTCGGGGATCCGCAGAGCTACATCAACGCGGTGCCGCACATGAGCTTTGTGCGTGGTGAGAAGAACAAAGAGTTCTTGCGTAATCGTTTCGAGAAGATGAGCGCGCACCACTTCTTCGCGGATATGGAGTACACCGAGGAAGCGGACGAAGTTTCGAAATGGGCGCCATTGCTTGGTGCTGGTCGAGATGGCGAGGAAGTGGTGGCAGCCACCCGTGCCGAGGGCGGAACCGATATCAACTTCGGTGCGCTGACCGAGGGCTTGGTGAACTTCCTGGCGGCTCAGGATGGTGTGAAGATCGCAACACACCACCTGGTGAAAGATTTGAACCGCACTAAAGACGGCAAGTGGAAGTTGAGCGTGCTCAACAAAGATCTGGGCGTGGTGCGTGAGGTTGTAACTCCATTTGTGTTTGTCGGTGCCGGTGGCGCGAGTTTGCCATTGCTGCAGAAGTCGGGCATTCCGGAAGGCAAGGGTTTCGGCGGTTTCCCTGTGAGCGGTCAGTTCCTGGTGTGTGATCGCCCGGAGGTGGTTGAGCGTCACGAGGCGAAAGTTTACGGCAAGGCTGCAGTGGGGGCGCCACCGATGTCGGTGCCACACTTGGACACCCGTGTGATCGACGGCAAGAAGACTTTGTTGTTCGGCCCGTTTGCGGGCTTCTCGCCGAAGTTCCTCAAAGAGGGGTCGCTGCTGGACCTGCCGGGTTCGGTGAAGATGACCAACCTGGTGCCTATGTTGGCGGTGGGGATTGATAACATGGATCTGACCAAGTATCTGATCGACCAGTGCATGCAGACCAGTGACGACCGCATGGCGGAGTTGCGCGAGTTCTTCCCAGAAGCGAAGGCGGAGGACTGGCGTCTGGAGATTGCTGGTCAGCGCGTGCAGGTGATCAAGAAACACCCGCGCAAGGGTGGGGTATTGCAATTTGGTACCGAGCTGGTCGCGGCGGGTGATGGCTCATTGGCCGCTCTGCTGGGTGCGAGTCCGGGTGCATCGACTGCAGTGTCGGTGATGCTCGACGTGTTGGAGAAGTGCTTTGCTGGTCGATTGGACGAGTGGCGTGACAAGTTGGGTGAGATTGTGCCTGGTTACGTGGCGGATACAGTGAACGATGCCGAGGCGTATCGCTCGATCCGCGAGCGCGTGGACAAAGTGCTCAAGCTGGCCGCAGAGTAG
- the hisC gene encoding histidinol-phosphate transaminase encodes MNSSIWDIAHPQLRDLVAYEPGKPIDDVARDMGLEPDQIVKLASNENPLGPSPKAIEAMADAVKGVNIYPDGAAYHLRNAIADKFDLKRENVVLGCGSNEIIELLGHGFLKPGTNIVTADHAFVVYKLMATLFGAETKEIADPGFVHDLDAMAEAIDENTREVFIANPNNPTGTLVDQEAIDRFMEKVPDHVIVVFDEAYYEFLDTPPDTLKYVREGRNVVVLRTFSKIQGLAGTRTGYGLMKPELAEVLQKCRQPFNTNMVGQAGALAGLLDEEHQQKTKALTDEGREFFQQSFEEMGLEYVPSFANFVLVKVGDGDKLFAEMMKKGVIVRAMRGYKLPEWVRISIGTMDENRRCIEVMKELLGK; translated from the coding sequence ATGAATTCATCTATTTGGGATATTGCCCACCCGCAGTTGCGTGACCTGGTGGCTTACGAGCCAGGCAAGCCGATCGACGACGTGGCCCGCGACATGGGCTTGGAGCCGGACCAGATCGTCAAGCTGGCGTCGAACGAGAACCCATTGGGTCCGTCGCCGAAGGCGATCGAGGCGATGGCCGACGCGGTCAAGGGAGTGAACATCTACCCGGACGGAGCGGCGTACCATTTGCGCAATGCCATTGCCGACAAGTTCGACCTCAAGCGAGAGAATGTCGTGCTGGGGTGTGGCTCGAATGAGATCATCGAGCTGCTTGGGCACGGCTTCCTCAAGCCGGGCACCAATATCGTGACCGCCGACCATGCGTTTGTCGTCTACAAGCTGATGGCGACGCTTTTTGGTGCGGAGACCAAAGAGATTGCCGACCCTGGGTTCGTGCACGATCTCGATGCGATGGCCGAGGCGATCGACGAAAACACGCGTGAGGTTTTCATCGCTAACCCGAACAACCCAACCGGTACGCTCGTGGATCAGGAGGCGATTGACCGCTTCATGGAGAAGGTGCCGGATCACGTGATTGTGGTCTTTGACGAGGCGTACTATGAGTTCCTCGACACTCCGCCGGACACGCTCAAGTACGTGCGTGAAGGGCGCAACGTGGTGGTGCTGCGTACGTTCTCCAAGATCCAGGGGCTCGCAGGAACGCGCACCGGTTATGGGTTGATGAAGCCTGAACTTGCCGAGGTGCTGCAGAAGTGCCGTCAGCCATTCAACACGAACATGGTGGGCCAGGCCGGAGCATTGGCGGGCTTGCTCGACGAAGAGCACCAGCAGAAGACCAAGGCGCTGACCGACGAAGGGCGTGAGTTCTTCCAGCAGAGCTTCGAGGAAATGGGGCTGGAGTACGTGCCGAGCTTTGCCAACTTCGTGTTGGTGAAGGTGGGCGACGGCGATAAGCTTTTTGCCGAGATGATGAAGAAGGGCGTGATCGTGCGTGCGATGCGCGGATACAAACTGCCTGAATGGGTGCGCATTTCGATTGGCACGATGGATGAGAACCGTCGCTGCATCGAGGTGATGAAAGAGTTGCTCGGCAAATAG
- a CDS encoding arylsulfatase — protein sequence MKRTKLFSAKRMALAWLCGVASAVSLYAADKPNILVIWGDDVGQSNISAYTRGLMGYTTPNIDRIANEGMLFTDYYGEQSCTAGRSSFIMGQSVFRTGLSKVGLPGAKEGMMVEDPTIAGLLKDQGYATGQFGKNHLGDRDEHLPTNHGFDEFFGNLYHLNAEEEPENYDYPKDPEFHKKFGPRGVIKSTAGGEIEDTGPLTKKRMETVDDETVAAAIDFIRRQEKAGKPWFVWWSGTRMHFRTHVSEEKMAQIKKQYPNADEYTCGMLEHDMHIGQFLDLLDELGIADNTIVHYSTDNGPHYNTWPDAASTPFRGEKNTNWEGGWRVPCAVRWPGTIKPGSVSNGIVHHMDWLPTFLAAAGKADIKEDLLDGYSSEALGRDYKVHLDGYDLTEHLKEPQAKASPRKEVFYFSDDGDLTALRYLDWKVIFMEQKTTGTFRVWMEPFVPLRVPLIFNLRRDPYERAEETSNTYYDWMIDRAFLLVPAQAFVGGFLETFKEFPPRQEAASFSLDKVMRKLSEGPSS from the coding sequence ATGAAACGAACAAAATTGTTCTCAGCCAAACGGATGGCGCTTGCATGGTTGTGCGGCGTCGCTTCGGCGGTGAGCCTCTACGCCGCTGACAAACCCAATATTCTAGTCATCTGGGGCGATGACGTCGGTCAGTCCAACATCAGTGCCTACACCCGCGGGCTGATGGGGTACACTACGCCGAATATCGATCGGATCGCCAACGAGGGCATGTTGTTCACCGATTATTACGGCGAGCAAAGTTGTACTGCCGGGCGCTCGTCCTTCATCATGGGGCAGAGTGTGTTCAGGACGGGACTGTCCAAGGTCGGGCTGCCGGGAGCCAAGGAGGGGATGATGGTCGAGGATCCTACAATCGCCGGGTTGCTCAAGGATCAAGGGTACGCCACGGGGCAATTTGGAAAAAACCACCTTGGGGATCGGGACGAGCATTTGCCCACCAACCACGGGTTTGATGAGTTTTTTGGCAATCTGTACCACTTGAACGCGGAAGAAGAGCCAGAGAACTACGACTATCCGAAGGACCCTGAGTTTCATAAAAAGTTCGGTCCTCGTGGTGTGATCAAGTCCACGGCCGGAGGTGAGATTGAGGATACCGGGCCGCTGACCAAAAAGCGCATGGAAACGGTGGATGATGAGACGGTGGCCGCTGCCATCGATTTTATCCGGCGTCAGGAGAAGGCTGGGAAGCCTTGGTTTGTTTGGTGGAGCGGAACCCGGATGCACTTCCGCACCCATGTGAGTGAGGAGAAGATGGCGCAGATCAAGAAGCAGTACCCGAATGCGGATGAGTACACCTGCGGCATGCTGGAGCACGATATGCATATCGGTCAGTTTCTCGACCTTCTGGACGAATTGGGGATCGCCGATAACACGATTGTGCACTATTCCACAGACAACGGTCCGCACTACAATACGTGGCCGGATGCGGCGTCCACTCCGTTCCGAGGAGAGAAGAACACGAACTGGGAGGGCGGATGGCGCGTTCCTTGTGCTGTGCGCTGGCCGGGGACGATCAAGCCGGGATCCGTGAGCAATGGAATCGTCCACCACATGGACTGGCTGCCTACATTCCTGGCGGCTGCAGGGAAGGCGGATATCAAGGAAGACCTGCTTGATGGTTATTCCAGTGAGGCTCTGGGGCGTGACTACAAAGTCCACCTCGATGGTTACGATCTTACCGAGCATTTGAAAGAGCCTCAGGCAAAAGCTAGCCCGCGTAAGGAGGTCTTTTATTTCTCTGATGATGGGGATCTGACCGCACTGCGTTACTTGGATTGGAAGGTGATCTTTATGGAGCAGAAAACCACGGGAACCTTCCGCGTTTGGATGGAGCCGTTTGTTCCGCTGCGTGTGCCATTGATCTTCAACCTGCGTCGTGACCCGTACGAGCGCGCTGAAGAGACCTCGAACACGTACTACGATTGGATGATCGATCGTGCGTTCCTGCTGGTGCCGGCGCAGGCATTTGTGGGTGGGTTCCTTGAGACCTTCAAAGAGTTTCCTCCGCGTCAGGAGGCGGCGTCTTTCTCACTCGATAAAGTGATGAGGAAACTGAGTGAGGGCCCAAGTAGTTAG
- a CDS encoding peptide chain release factor family protein, giving the protein MTEPSQNHESDQIPCDPLSEINRRLADLGVEEEDLIERFTLGEGSGGQKINKTHSCVQLRHIGLNIDIRCQDSRSRSRNRLLARERLLEKIEELNQQHSLAKKRRRAAQRAKHRKPGAAAKKRHREAKTRHSRKKDLRRKPSQD; this is encoded by the coding sequence ATGACAGAGCCGAGCCAGAACCACGAATCCGATCAAATCCCATGCGACCCGCTGAGTGAAATCAACCGCAGACTGGCCGACTTGGGAGTCGAGGAAGAAGACCTGATCGAACGCTTCACTCTGGGAGAGGGCTCCGGTGGCCAGAAGATCAACAAAACCCACTCCTGCGTCCAGCTCCGGCACATCGGACTCAACATCGACATCCGATGCCAGGATTCGCGCTCACGCAGCCGCAACCGACTCCTCGCCCGCGAACGCCTTCTCGAAAAGATCGAAGAGCTCAACCAACAACACTCGCTGGCAAAGAAACGCCGCCGCGCCGCCCAACGCGCCAAACACCGGAAACCCGGCGCCGCCGCAAAAAAACGCCACAGAGAGGCGAAAACCCGCCACTCGCGCAAAAAAGACCTGCGCCGCAAACCCTCGCAGGATTAG
- a CDS encoding SDR family NAD(P)-dependent oxidoreductase, translated as MTMSSSVHQDAPVVVITGGRGGLGSALAKAFAEAGWMVHAPGRDALDVASAESVDAYFSQLGAVDVLVNNAGITRDTPLLKMSEAQWDEVIDVNLNGAARCARAVVRGMVKRRRGAIVNVSSYSALSGPAGQANYAAAKAGLIGFTKALAKEVGGRGVRVNAVLPGFLETKMTDQVSDAVKERARAAHALGQFNTAEQAAEFVVNLVRMDAVSGQVFQLDSR; from the coding sequence ATGACGATGAGTTCTTCGGTCCATCAGGATGCACCTGTGGTGGTGATCACTGGTGGGCGCGGAGGGCTGGGGAGTGCCCTGGCTAAAGCCTTTGCCGAAGCTGGCTGGATGGTGCATGCGCCGGGGCGCGATGCGTTGGATGTGGCGTCTGCCGAGTCGGTGGACGCCTATTTTTCCCAACTGGGTGCGGTGGATGTGCTGGTCAACAACGCGGGCATTACGCGCGATACGCCGTTGCTCAAGATGAGCGAGGCCCAGTGGGACGAGGTGATCGATGTGAACTTGAATGGCGCGGCACGATGCGCGCGCGCTGTGGTGCGTGGGATGGTGAAACGGCGGCGGGGGGCGATTGTCAATGTGTCGTCGTACTCGGCGCTGAGCGGGCCAGCTGGGCAGGCGAACTACGCGGCCGCCAAAGCGGGGCTGATTGGGTTCACCAAAGCACTAGCGAAAGAAGTAGGGGGCCGAGGCGTGCGGGTGAATGCGGTGCTGCCTGGTTTTCTTGAGACGAAGATGACCGACCAAGTCAGTGATGCGGTCAAGGAGCGGGCCCGGGCGGCGCATGCGTTGGGGCAGTTCAACACGGCAGAGCAGGCGGCTGAGTTTGTGGTCAACTTGGTGCGGATGGATGCTGTGTCTGGTCAGGTGTTCCAGCTTGACTCGCGTTAG
- a CDS encoding alpha/beta hydrolase translates to MNSLTAQRAIRSVDRNRELLARGEHFLYGDEDDQCEHRALYVFHADPDAAVRSPNGVPAILFFFSSMWDSGQVSQFAPHCLHFAYRGMTAIAVDYRIRDTGGNGIIDALQDARDAWKEVINNAGPLGIDPSRVVVAGGGGGAWLAAVLGMGLREDKDVDVPVVLPVAQVFFNPLLDLRLIPSALPWFATRSAIRGLNPIKQIKKGTPSTFIAHGSKDRTLPIKVSQRFARSMKRKKNHCELIPYDGVDNSFYNLNVNERLYENSILAADSFLIGEGLLPPSDLESTLQA, encoded by the coding sequence ATGAATTCCCTCACCGCTCAGCGTGCGATCCGTTCCGTAGACCGGAACCGAGAACTCCTCGCACGAGGTGAGCATTTCCTTTACGGAGATGAAGACGACCAATGCGAGCACCGCGCGCTCTACGTCTTCCACGCGGATCCCGACGCCGCAGTGCGTTCGCCCAACGGAGTTCCAGCCATCCTCTTCTTTTTCAGCAGCATGTGGGACAGCGGACAAGTCAGTCAGTTCGCCCCGCATTGCCTGCACTTCGCCTACCGCGGCATGACCGCCATCGCCGTCGATTACCGCATCCGGGACACCGGAGGCAACGGCATCATCGACGCCCTACAGGATGCCCGCGATGCGTGGAAGGAAGTCATCAACAACGCCGGCCCGCTCGGCATTGATCCATCAAGAGTCGTCGTCGCCGGAGGTGGCGGTGGCGCCTGGCTGGCCGCCGTGCTCGGCATGGGCCTGCGCGAAGACAAGGATGTCGACGTCCCCGTCGTGCTGCCCGTCGCCCAGGTTTTCTTCAACCCTCTGCTCGACCTGCGCCTCATTCCAAGCGCCTTGCCATGGTTCGCCACTCGCTCGGCCATCCGCGGATTGAACCCGATCAAACAGATCAAGAAAGGAACACCGTCCACATTCATCGCCCACGGCTCGAAGGACCGTACCCTCCCGATCAAAGTTTCCCAGCGCTTCGCCCGCAGCATGAAGCGCAAGAAGAACCACTGCGAGCTCATCCCCTACGACGGGGTCGACAACAGCTTCTACAATCTCAACGTCAACGAGCGTCTCTACGAGAACTCCATCCTCGCTGCCGACAGCTTCCTCATCGGCGAAGGCCTGCTGCCGCCATCGGACTTGGAAAGCACACTCCAGGCCTAA
- a CDS encoding YqjF family protein: MAHPSLAFTDHRPWPLPDQRWRWRQSWNDLAFVHYKVDAKRLRELVPAKYEIDRFAGDAWVSVVPFMMEDVAPQGMPCVFPFRSFPELNLRTYVTHGGKPGVFFFSLDAANLPLVVGGNAIYGVPYKYARMAYIQRDGVREFVSRRYGSAVNFRAMIKPLGPEFEAAAGTLEEWLSERYCLYSVGVAGAYYRVEVHHKKWPLRECAVELIENDLLKPFGLEVDESSALCHFSPGVDVVSFRPERLD, translated from the coding sequence ATGGCTCATCCCTCATTGGCATTCACAGACCACCGGCCGTGGCCGCTACCCGACCAGCGGTGGCGCTGGCGGCAGTCGTGGAATGATTTGGCTTTCGTGCACTACAAGGTAGACGCGAAGCGGCTGAGGGAGTTGGTGCCTGCCAAATATGAGATCGACCGGTTTGCGGGCGATGCGTGGGTTTCGGTGGTGCCGTTTATGATGGAAGATGTGGCGCCGCAGGGGATGCCTTGTGTGTTTCCCTTCCGTAGCTTTCCCGAGTTGAACTTGCGGACATACGTCACCCACGGCGGCAAGCCCGGTGTCTTTTTCTTCAGTCTCGATGCGGCGAACCTGCCATTGGTCGTCGGGGGCAATGCAATATATGGGGTTCCGTACAAGTATGCGCGAATGGCTTACATTCAGCGTGACGGAGTGCGGGAGTTTGTGAGCCGCCGCTATGGTAGTGCGGTGAATTTCCGCGCGATGATCAAACCGCTGGGACCGGAGTTTGAGGCGGCCGCAGGTACGCTTGAGGAATGGCTAAGCGAGCGCTATTGTCTCTACTCAGTGGGCGTGGCAGGCGCTTATTACCGAGTGGAGGTTCATCACAAGAAGTGGCCGCTGAGGGAGTGCGCGGTCGAGCTGATTGAGAATGATCTGCTCAAGCCCTTCGGGCTGGAGGTCGACGAATCCAGCGCGCTGTGTCATTTCAGTCCGGGTGTGGATGTGGTGTCGTTTCGGCCTGAGCGTCTGGATTAA
- a CDS encoding agmatine deiminase family protein translates to MTTQAESTTPAASGYAMPPEWAAQDAIWLSWPNRDNPHWSATDGADVIQSKFAEIATAISRFQPVRINARPADHEAIRQMLEQTGAVMDRCELFAHPHDDVWCRDHGPIFVVNPKTNSLALTDWGFNGWGEKFTPFDTDDTIPSQIAQSLGLKRYNAGIILEGGSIEINGRGQLLTTEAVLLNPNRNPHLTREQIECKLRDFLGVRDILWLESGIEGDDTDGHIDDLARFTDDRTIVAAVDNDPQSPNHQVLQSNLKRLHSFRNADGNPFRIVEMPQPEACEVPGWRLPVLPASYVNFLILNGAVLMPTFRQPKNDERAQTILAELFPDRQIIPIDCLDLVQEGGALHCISQQQPALG, encoded by the coding sequence ATGACCACACAGGCCGAATCGACCACGCCCGCCGCGTCGGGCTACGCCATGCCCCCGGAATGGGCAGCTCAGGACGCCATCTGGCTCAGCTGGCCCAACCGCGACAACCCACATTGGAGCGCCACCGACGGCGCCGATGTGATCCAGTCCAAGTTTGCTGAAATCGCGACCGCCATCAGCCGCTTCCAGCCTGTGCGGATCAACGCCAGACCGGCAGACCACGAGGCCATCCGCCAGATGCTCGAGCAGACTGGCGCCGTGATGGATCGTTGCGAATTGTTCGCCCACCCGCATGACGACGTCTGGTGCCGAGACCACGGACCAATCTTTGTGGTGAACCCGAAAACCAACTCACTCGCGCTCACCGATTGGGGGTTCAACGGCTGGGGAGAAAAGTTCACTCCATTCGACACCGACGACACCATCCCATCGCAAATTGCGCAGTCTCTCGGGCTGAAGCGCTATAATGCCGGGATCATCCTCGAAGGAGGATCGATCGAGATCAACGGCCGCGGCCAATTGCTCACCACCGAAGCCGTGTTGCTCAACCCGAACCGCAACCCACACCTCACCCGCGAGCAGATCGAGTGCAAGTTGCGCGACTTCCTCGGCGTCCGCGACATCCTGTGGCTCGAATCTGGCATCGAAGGCGACGACACGGACGGCCACATCGACGACCTGGCTCGCTTCACAGACGACCGGACCATCGTCGCCGCCGTGGACAACGACCCACAATCACCGAACCATCAGGTGCTCCAGAGCAACTTGAAGCGCTTGCATTCGTTCCGCAATGCCGACGGCAATCCATTCCGCATCGTCGAAATGCCCCAACCCGAGGCCTGCGAGGTCCCGGGCTGGCGCTTGCCGGTGCTTCCCGCCAGCTACGTCAATTTCCTCATCCTCAATGGGGCCGTTCTGATGCCGACCTTCCGCCAGCCGAAGAACGACGAGCGCGCCCAGACAATTCTTGCCGAGCTCTTTCCTGACCGCCAAATCATCCCAATCGACTGCCTCGACTTGGTCCAGGAAGGCGGGGCGCTTCACTGCATCTCGCAGCAACAACCTGCGCTGGGTTAA
- the argF gene encoding ornithine carbamoyltransferase gives MKHLLGIQHCTASDLERMIELGEAAKRDRGSAHSAHAKLLDNQVWGLIFSKASTRTRVSFEVGVREMGGTSLYLSARDMQLGRGEPIEDTARVLGRMVHGAIIRTFEQSDVETFAKYSGIPTINALTDEEHPCQIIADLLTVRERFGTWEGRKIVYLGDGDNNMSRSWMWAAERLGFELVIAAPEMCMPSKEYQQQFSSGHVTFTGDVESAVADASVLYTDVWVSMGQEDMEDNGREAALQAFQVNHEMVKKAADDAIVLHCLPAYRGKEITAELLEERQQEIFTQAENRLHAQKGVMQYLVRG, from the coding sequence ATGAAGCACCTTCTCGGAATCCAACACTGCACCGCCTCGGACCTTGAACGCATGATTGAACTCGGCGAAGCCGCCAAGCGTGATCGCGGCAGCGCCCATAGCGCTCATGCCAAGTTGCTCGACAACCAGGTCTGGGGACTGATTTTCAGCAAGGCTTCGACCCGTACGAGGGTTAGCTTCGAAGTGGGCGTGCGCGAAATGGGCGGCACCTCGCTCTACCTTTCGGCCCGTGATATGCAACTCGGACGTGGCGAGCCGATCGAAGATACCGCCCGCGTGCTCGGACGCATGGTGCACGGCGCGATCATCCGCACGTTCGAACAAAGCGACGTCGAGACATTTGCCAAGTACTCGGGCATTCCAACCATCAACGCGCTGACCGACGAAGAGCACCCATGTCAGATCATTGCGGACCTCCTGACCGTGCGCGAGCGCTTCGGTACCTGGGAAGGACGCAAGATCGTCTACCTCGGTGACGGCGACAACAACATGTCCCGTTCGTGGATGTGGGCGGCCGAGCGACTTGGCTTCGAGCTCGTCATTGCCGCACCGGAGATGTGCATGCCTTCGAAGGAATACCAGCAGCAGTTTAGCTCGGGGCACGTGACCTTCACTGGTGATGTGGAATCGGCTGTGGCAGACGCCAGCGTGCTCTACACCGATGTCTGGGTGAGCATGGGCCAGGAAGACATGGAAGATAATGGCCGCGAAGCCGCGCTTCAGGCATTCCAGGTCAACCACGAGATGGTCAAGAAGGCTGCGGACGATGCGATCGTATTGCACTGTCTTCCAGCCTACCGTGGCAAGGAGATCACCGCCGAGTTGCTCGAGGAGCGCCAGCAGGAGATCTTCACCCAGGCCGAGAACCGTCTGCACGCGCAGAAGGGTGTGATGCAGTACCTCGTGCGCGGCTAA